The Streptomyces sp. DH-12 genome has a window encoding:
- a CDS encoding thymidine phosphorylase, whose translation MDVISVIRTKRDRGELTDEQIDWVIDAYTRGEVADEQMSALAMAILLNGMNRREIARWTAAMIASGERMDFTSLSRPTADKHSTGGVGDKITLPLAPLVAACGAAVPQLSGRGLGHTGGTLDKLESVPGWRALLSNEEMLSVLDTTGAVICAAGDGLAPADKKLYALRDVTGTVEAIPLIASSIMSKKIAEGTGSLVLDVKVGSGAFMKTIEDARELASTMVGLGTDHGVRTVALLTDMSTPLGLTAGNALEVRESVEVLAGGGPADVVELTLALAREMLDAAGLKDADPAKALADGSAMDVWRRMISAQGGDPDADLPVAREQHVVKAPSSGVLTRLDAYDIGVAAWRLGAGRARKEDPVQAGAGVEMHAKPGDRVTEGQPLLTLHTDTPDRFDHALRSLEGAYDIASADTDVTTGPVVLERIV comes from the coding sequence ATGGACGTCATCTCCGTCATCCGCACCAAGCGGGACCGCGGCGAACTCACCGACGAGCAGATCGACTGGGTCATCGACGCGTACACCCGCGGGGAGGTGGCCGACGAGCAGATGTCGGCCCTCGCCATGGCGATCCTGCTCAACGGCATGAACCGCCGGGAGATCGCCCGCTGGACCGCCGCGATGATCGCCTCCGGCGAGCGCATGGACTTCACGTCCCTGTCCCGCCCCACCGCCGACAAGCACTCCACGGGCGGCGTCGGCGACAAGATCACCCTGCCGCTCGCGCCGCTGGTCGCCGCCTGCGGCGCGGCCGTCCCGCAGCTCTCCGGCCGCGGCCTCGGCCACACCGGCGGCACCCTCGACAAGCTGGAGTCCGTCCCCGGCTGGCGCGCCCTGCTCTCCAACGAGGAGATGCTGTCCGTGCTGGACACCACCGGCGCGGTGATCTGCGCGGCCGGCGACGGGCTCGCTCCCGCCGACAAGAAGCTCTACGCCCTGCGCGACGTCACCGGCACCGTCGAGGCGATCCCGCTCATCGCCTCCTCGATCATGTCCAAGAAGATCGCCGAGGGCACCGGCTCGCTGGTCCTGGACGTGAAGGTCGGCTCCGGCGCCTTCATGAAGACGATCGAGGACGCCCGCGAGCTGGCCTCGACCATGGTGGGCCTCGGCACCGACCACGGCGTGCGGACGGTCGCCCTGCTCACCGACATGTCCACCCCCCTCGGTCTCACGGCGGGCAACGCCCTGGAGGTCCGCGAGTCGGTGGAGGTCCTGGCGGGCGGCGGCCCCGCGGACGTCGTCGAGCTGACCCTCGCCCTGGCCCGCGAGATGCTCGACGCGGCCGGTCTGAAGGACGCCGACCCGGCGAAGGCCCTCGCCGACGGCTCCGCGATGGACGTCTGGCGCCGCATGATCAGCGCCCAGGGCGGCGACCCGGACGCGGACCTCCCGGTCGCCCGCGAGCAGCACGTGGTGAAGGCGCCGTCCTCCGGCGTCCTGACCCGCCTGGACGCCTACGACATCGGCGTCGCCGCCTGGCGCCTCGGCGCGGGCCGCGCCCGCAAGGAGGACCCGGTGCAGGCGGGCGCGGGCGTCGAGATGCACGCCAAGCCCGGCGACCGCGTCACCGAGGGCCAGCCCCTCCTCACCCTCCACACGGACACCCCGGACCGCTTCGACCACGCGCTCCGCTCCCTGGAGGGCGCCTACGACATCGCGTCCGCCGACACGGACGTCACGACGGGCCCGGTCGTCCTGGAACGCATCGTCTGA
- a CDS encoding ABC transporter permease: MKKFDKERVLLAVAGPVIALAVAFVLSAIVLVASGKNPVEPFALMFEQAGYSDVQVLILNQASMYYIAALAVAIGFRMNLFNIGVDGQYQLGAMMAAIVGAHANLPAFLQVPLLLLTAVCTGAFWAGIAGVLKVTRGVSEVVATIMLNAIATSLIVYMWKPDVFGVKIGNNSTTGEMYESGWIPGIDLGAAGEIYGLVILAVLLGIGYWIVLNRTRFGFDLRASGASSSAAAASGVDPKRMVLTAMLLSGAIAGLAGLPILLGDSHTYNLNFPTGIGFLGIGIALLGRNSPVGIVFAALLWAWLDKASPELDFHGYDKEIAVIMQGLIVLSVVVSYEAVREWGLRRQQRRVGAELAAGHVLGADNNTTKEVAGR, from the coding sequence ATGAAGAAGTTCGACAAGGAGCGCGTGCTCCTCGCGGTGGCCGGCCCGGTCATCGCGCTCGCCGTGGCCTTCGTGCTGAGCGCGATCGTGCTGGTCGCCTCCGGCAAGAACCCGGTCGAACCGTTCGCCCTCATGTTCGAGCAGGCCGGATACTCGGACGTCCAGGTGCTGATCCTCAACCAGGCCTCGATGTACTACATCGCGGCCCTGGCGGTGGCCATCGGCTTCCGGATGAACCTGTTCAACATCGGCGTCGACGGCCAGTACCAGCTCGGCGCGATGATGGCCGCCATCGTCGGCGCGCACGCCAATCTCCCGGCGTTCCTCCAGGTCCCGCTGCTGCTGCTGACCGCCGTGTGCACCGGCGCCTTCTGGGCGGGCATCGCCGGCGTCCTCAAGGTCACCCGCGGCGTCAGCGAGGTCGTCGCCACGATCATGCTCAACGCGATCGCCACCTCGCTGATCGTCTACATGTGGAAGCCGGACGTCTTCGGCGTCAAGATCGGCAACAACAGCACCACCGGCGAGATGTACGAGTCCGGCTGGATCCCGGGCATCGACCTCGGCGCGGCCGGCGAGATCTACGGCCTGGTGATCCTCGCCGTCCTCCTCGGCATCGGCTACTGGATCGTCCTCAACCGCACCCGCTTCGGCTTCGACCTGCGCGCCTCCGGCGCCTCCAGCTCCGCCGCGGCCGCCAGCGGCGTCGACCCCAAGCGCATGGTCCTCACCGCCATGCTGCTCTCCGGCGCCATCGCCGGCCTCGCGGGCCTGCCGATCCTGCTCGGCGACTCCCACACCTACAACCTCAACTTCCCCACCGGCATCGGCTTCCTCGGCATCGGCATCGCCCTGCTCGGCCGCAACAGCCCGGTCGGGATCGTCTTCGCCGCCCTGCTGTGGGCCTGGCTCGACAAGGCGTCGCCCGAGCTGGACTTCCACGGCTACGACAAGGAGATCGCGGTCATCATGCAGGGCCTGATCGTCCTCTCGGTGGTCGTCTCCTACGAGGCCGTCCGCGAGTGGGGCCTGCGCCGCCAGCAGCGCCGGGTCGGCGCCGAACTCGCCGCGGGACACGTCCTGGGCGCCGACAACAACACCACGAAGGAGGTGGCCGGCCGATGA
- a CDS encoding ABC transporter permease, which translates to MTAPTTATDVNQPSLEHAPQTGRRMSLPVLMLVIAGGLALTSIVRLITGADGITNVSQMSTALQLAVPIGLAGLGGLWAERAGVVNIGLEGMLILGTWFGAWAGFQWGPWTGVLVGIVGGCLGGLLHAIVTVTFNVNHIVSGVAINILALGATRYLAPLAFEGHQGGSAKQSPAVESLGHFTVPGLSDWLTDLNAKGWFFVSDIAGLLGGLVTDVSWLTLIAVALIPATWWILWRTPFGLRLRSCGENPVAAESLGVNVYKYKYLAVIISGGLAGLGGVFLSIVANPFYLEGQTSGRGYIGLAAMIFGNWMPGGLAIGAGLFGYTDSLNLRGGSTNVHALLLLGALLLVIGAIWLAVRKKYVHAVITLIVGALVFAWYAGTNEVPSQVVAATPYVITLVVLALSAQRLRMPKADGMQYRKGQGK; encoded by the coding sequence ATGACCGCTCCGACCACAGCGACCGACGTCAACCAGCCGTCGCTGGAGCACGCCCCGCAGACCGGCCGCCGCATGTCGCTGCCCGTCCTGATGCTGGTCATCGCCGGAGGGCTGGCGCTGACCTCGATCGTGCGCCTGATCACCGGCGCCGACGGCATCACCAACGTCAGCCAGATGTCCACCGCGCTCCAGCTCGCCGTGCCGATCGGCCTTGCCGGCCTCGGCGGCCTGTGGGCCGAGCGCGCGGGCGTGGTGAACATCGGCCTCGAAGGCATGCTGATCCTGGGCACCTGGTTCGGCGCCTGGGCCGGATTCCAGTGGGGTCCGTGGACCGGCGTCCTCGTCGGCATCGTCGGCGGCTGCCTCGGCGGCCTGCTGCACGCGATCGTGACCGTCACCTTCAACGTCAACCACATCGTCTCCGGTGTGGCGATCAACATCCTCGCCCTCGGCGCCACCCGCTACCTGGCCCCGCTCGCCTTCGAGGGCCACCAGGGCGGCTCCGCCAAGCAGTCCCCGGCGGTCGAGTCCCTCGGTCACTTCACCGTGCCGGGACTGTCCGACTGGCTGACCGACCTCAACGCCAAGGGCTGGTTCTTCGTCTCCGACATCGCCGGCCTGCTCGGCGGCCTGGTCACCGACGTCTCCTGGCTGACCCTGATCGCCGTCGCGCTCATCCCCGCCACCTGGTGGATCCTGTGGCGCACCCCGTTCGGCCTGCGGCTGCGCTCCTGCGGCGAGAACCCGGTGGCCGCCGAGTCCCTCGGCGTCAACGTCTACAAGTACAAGTACCTCGCCGTGATCATCTCCGGCGGACTGGCCGGCCTCGGCGGCGTCTTCCTGTCCATCGTGGCCAACCCCTTCTACCTGGAGGGCCAGACCAGCGGCCGCGGCTACATCGGCCTCGCCGCGATGATCTTCGGCAACTGGATGCCGGGCGGCCTCGCCATCGGCGCCGGCCTCTTCGGCTACACCGACAGCCTCAACCTGCGCGGCGGCTCCACCAACGTGCACGCCCTGCTGCTGCTCGGCGCGCTGCTGCTGGTCATCGGCGCGATCTGGCTGGCCGTCCGCAAGAAGTACGTCCACGCGGTGATCACCCTGATCGTCGGCGCCCTCGTCTTCGCCTGGTACGCCGGCACCAACGAGGTCCCGAGCCAGGTCGTCGCCGCCACGCCGTACGTCATCACCCTGGTCGTCCTCGCCCTCTCCGCCCAGCGGCTGCGCATGCCGAAGGCGGACGGCATGCAGTACCGGAAGGGACAGGGCAAGTGA
- a CDS encoding MFS transporter, translating to MTPASTGASTRVDALPSVPSSPPPADETRMSPGGPGYRRMSLALFLAGVATFALLYSTQALLPLVSGDFTVSASDASWTVSAATGGLALFVLPMSALSERFGRRTVMTASLAVAVTLGLLVPFAPSLGALVALRALQGAALAGLPASATAYLAEEVTPKALVTAIGLFVAGNSVGGMSGRVITGWVAQEWGWRVAVGVIGVVAVACAAAFRLLLPAPRHFRPGSLAPRVLAGTVRRHLADPLLRRLFAIGALFMTVFGGVYTVIGYRLTEEPFSLPQGVAGSVFLVYLVGTVSASAAGRLVSRLGRRGALYAGGATTAAGLLLSLAGSLPVVLLGLVLITAGFFAGHAVASSAVGRTATEGRAQAAALYQSAYYIGSSAGSTVGALAFHAGGWAGTVAVGLVAVTGVAGITLAGTRAAVRAGEVRTA from the coding sequence ATGACTCCCGCCAGTACCGGGGCGTCCACCCGCGTGGACGCCCTCCCATCCGTTCCCTCCTCCCCGCCGCCCGCCGACGAGACCCGGATGTCCCCGGGCGGCCCCGGCTACCGCCGGATGAGTCTCGCCCTGTTCCTCGCGGGCGTCGCGACCTTCGCGCTCCTCTACTCCACCCAGGCCCTTCTCCCGCTGGTCTCCGGCGACTTCACGGTCAGTGCGAGCGACGCGAGCTGGACGGTGTCGGCGGCGACCGGCGGTCTGGCGCTGTTCGTGCTGCCGATGAGCGCCCTGTCCGAGCGGTTCGGACGGCGCACGGTCATGACGGCCTCGCTGGCCGTCGCGGTGACCCTCGGGCTGCTGGTGCCGTTCGCCCCGTCGCTCGGGGCGCTGGTGGCGCTGCGGGCGCTGCAGGGCGCGGCGCTGGCCGGGCTGCCCGCGTCGGCGACGGCGTACCTCGCGGAGGAGGTCACGCCGAAGGCGCTGGTGACCGCGATCGGGCTGTTCGTGGCCGGCAACAGCGTCGGCGGGATGAGCGGCCGGGTGATCACCGGATGGGTCGCGCAGGAGTGGGGCTGGCGGGTCGCCGTCGGCGTGATCGGCGTCGTCGCGGTGGCGTGCGCGGCGGCCTTCCGGCTGCTGCTGCCGGCGCCGCGGCACTTCAGGCCCGGGTCGCTCGCGCCGCGCGTGCTGGCCGGCACGGTCCGCCGTCACCTGGCCGACCCGCTGCTGCGGCGGCTGTTCGCGATCGGCGCGCTGTTCATGACGGTGTTCGGGGGCGTGTACACGGTCATCGGGTACCGGCTGACCGAGGAGCCGTTCTCGCTGCCGCAGGGCGTCGCGGGGTCGGTGTTCCTGGTGTACCTGGTCGGCACGGTCTCGGCGTCCGCGGCCGGACGGCTGGTGAGCCGGCTCGGCCGCCGGGGCGCCCTGTACGCGGGCGGCGCGACCACCGCGGCCGGGCTGCTGCTGTCGCTGGCCGGGTCGCTGCCGGTGGTGCTGCTGGGCCTGGTGCTGATCACGGCCGGGTTCTTCGCGGGGCACGCGGTGGCGTCGTCGGCGGTGGGCAGGACCGCGACGGAGGGCCGGGCGCAGGCGGCGGCGCTGTACCAGTCCGCGTACTACATCGGGTCGAGCGCCGGCAGCACGGTGGGCGCGCTGGCGTTCCACGCGGGCGGCTGGGCCGGGACGGTGGCGGTCGGGCTCGTGGCCGTGACGGGCGTCGCGGGGATCACCCTGGCCGGGACCCGGGCGGCGGTCCGCGCCGGGGAGGTCCGCACCGCCTGA
- a CDS encoding AEC family transporter yields the protein MQGVLSGFLVIAVVIGVGYVIGRRGDLGAQGGEVLTTLAFHVASPALLFTTLARADLSVVFSGRLLVTALSTAAVAGVFVAVGVARGWGVGRTTIGALCSGYVNSGNLGIPIAVYVLGDASLVAPVLLFQLVVVTPIALTVLDLSTAGGKQPLWRRLLTPVRNPVALGSLAGVAVAASGVEIPGPVWDPVRLIGDMAVPAVLLAFGISLRGGTLPLRSGDRGAVLLAVGLKTVVQPLAAWALAASVFGLHGAQLLDVVVTSALPAAQNIFTYASSYRVGERLAREAVLVSTALSVPVLVTVAAVLG from the coding sequence GTGCAGGGGGTGCTGAGCGGGTTCCTGGTGATCGCCGTCGTCATCGGCGTCGGCTACGTCATCGGCCGGCGGGGGGATCTCGGCGCGCAGGGCGGCGAGGTGCTGACCACCCTGGCGTTCCACGTGGCGTCCCCGGCGCTGCTGTTCACCACGCTCGCCCGCGCGGACCTGTCGGTGGTCTTCTCCGGCCGTCTGCTGGTCACCGCGCTGAGCACGGCCGCGGTGGCGGGCGTCTTCGTCGCGGTGGGCGTGGCGCGCGGCTGGGGCGTGGGCCGCACCACCATCGGCGCCCTGTGCTCCGGCTACGTCAACTCCGGCAACCTGGGCATCCCGATCGCCGTGTACGTGCTGGGCGACGCCTCGCTGGTGGCGCCGGTGCTGCTGTTCCAGCTCGTCGTGGTCACCCCGATCGCGCTGACCGTCCTGGACCTGTCCACGGCGGGCGGGAAACAGCCCCTGTGGCGGCGGCTGCTGACCCCCGTGCGCAATCCGGTCGCGCTGGGGTCGCTCGCGGGGGTCGCGGTGGCGGCGTCGGGGGTGGAGATCCCCGGCCCGGTGTGGGACCCGGTGCGGCTGATCGGCGACATGGCGGTCCCGGCGGTGCTCCTCGCCTTCGGCATCTCCCTGCGCGGCGGCACCCTGCCGCTGCGGAGCGGCGACCGCGGGGCGGTGCTGCTGGCCGTGGGCCTGAAGACCGTGGTCCAGCCGCTGGCCGCCTGGGCACTGGCGGCCAGCGTCTTCGGCCTGCACGGCGCACAGCTGCTGGACGTGGTGGTCACCTCGGCCCTCCCGGCCGCCCAGAACATCTTCACCTACGCGAGCAGCTACCGCGTGGGCGAGCGACTGGCCCGCGAGGCCGTCCTCGTCTCGACGGCCCTGTCGGTCCCGGTCCTGGTGACGGTGGCGGCGGTGCTGGGGTGA
- a CDS encoding Uma2 family endonuclease has protein sequence MSALTVSQDPEQSWDDLVRFWGETEWPEGSKVEIIEGIVTVSPAPAYRHNLIAESIQRRLYSVIPLDWGIFQTLAIAVPSRLGMLIPDLVVAPGRDHTESDTHVPAALAELVVEVTSKSNARHDRVSKPAAHAAAGIPLCLLVDAWASDGPTVTLHGEPKGDVHRPLTTVKFGEPITLPAPFDLVIDTAEFPEA, from the coding sequence ATGAGCGCACTCACCGTGAGCCAGGACCCCGAACAGAGCTGGGACGACCTCGTCCGGTTCTGGGGGGAGACGGAATGGCCCGAGGGCAGCAAGGTGGAGATCATCGAGGGGATCGTCACCGTGTCACCCGCTCCCGCGTATCGCCATAATCTGATCGCTGAGAGTATTCAGCGGCGCCTTTACTCAGTGATCCCACTGGACTGGGGAATCTTTCAGACACTGGCGATCGCGGTACCGTCGCGGCTGGGCATGCTCATTCCCGACCTTGTGGTCGCTCCCGGGCGCGACCACACCGAGTCGGACACCCACGTCCCCGCCGCCCTCGCCGAGCTCGTCGTCGAGGTCACCTCGAAGTCGAACGCCCGCCACGACCGCGTCAGCAAGCCCGCCGCCCACGCGGCTGCCGGCATCCCCCTCTGCCTGCTGGTCGACGCCTGGGCCTCCGACGGTCCGACCGTGACGCTCCACGGTGAACCGAAGGGCGACGTCCACCGGCCGCTGACAACCGTGAAGTTCGGCGAGCCGATCACGCTTCCCGCCCCCTTCGACCTGGTCATCGACACCGCCGAGTTCCCGGAGGCCTGA
- a CDS encoding cytidine deaminase yields MTAAGEVDWEALRAAARDAMTHAYAPYSGYPVGVAARVDDGRTVTGCNVENASYGLGLCAECGLVSELQRTGGGRLTHFTCVDGGGEILVPCGRCRQLLYEFGGPGLLLETPEGILPLSEMLPQAFGPQHLTK; encoded by the coding sequence GTGACCGCGGCCGGCGAGGTCGACTGGGAGGCGCTGCGCGCGGCGGCGCGGGACGCCATGACCCACGCCTACGCCCCCTATTCGGGGTACCCGGTCGGCGTCGCGGCCCGGGTCGACGACGGACGCACGGTCACCGGCTGCAACGTCGAGAACGCCAGTTACGGACTCGGCCTGTGCGCCGAGTGCGGACTCGTCTCGGAGCTGCAGCGCACCGGGGGCGGCCGGCTCACGCACTTCACGTGCGTGGACGGCGGCGGCGAGATCCTCGTCCCGTGCGGCCGCTGCCGCCAGCTGCTGTACGAGTTCGGCGGCCCCGGACTGCTGCTGGAGACGCCCGAGGGCATCCTGCCCCTGTCCGAGATGCTGCCCCAGGCCTTCGGCCCCCAGCACCTCACCAAGTAA
- a CDS encoding STAS domain-containing protein, which yields MTPPVLVLSGPLTTDEVSGPCQALRALLESGGRGGVVVCDVAGLGPPGLAAVNLLARLQLTARRAGGRIRLRAPSPALCALLDLVGLRFETEGQPEQREPPLGVQEAVEPGDPAV from the coding sequence ATGACACCGCCCGTACTCGTGCTCAGCGGCCCCCTCACCACGGACGAGGTGAGCGGGCCGTGCCAGGCGCTGCGCGCCCTGCTGGAGAGCGGGGGGCGCGGCGGTGTCGTGGTGTGCGACGTCGCCGGGCTGGGGCCGCCGGGACTGGCCGCCGTGAACCTGCTGGCCCGGCTGCAGCTCACCGCCCGCCGGGCCGGCGGGCGGATCCGGCTGCGCGCCCCCTCCCCGGCGCTATGCGCCCTGCTCGACCTCGTCGGTCTCCGCTTCGAGACGGAGGGGCAGCCCGAACAGCGGGAACCACCGCTGGGTGTCCAGGAAGCAGTGGAACCCGGTGATCCGGCCGTCTGA
- a CDS encoding sigma-70 family RNA polymerase sigma factor, translated as MTNGTVTTDPDATLEQYRVELTGYCYRMLGSAFEAEDAVQDTMVRAWRNLDKFEGRSSLRSWLYRIATNVCLDMLSAGNKRARPMDLTESTPLARAALSPRPDHTWLEPMPDDRVLPTPADPAEAAVAKESVRLAFMAALQQLPARQRAVLILREVLAWKASEVAELLGTSVASVNSALQRARATLAERREAGADAAVSDPLDEDQKKLLDRYVAAFEGYDMSALTALLHEDAVMTMPPFDLWLTGADDITGFMTTLGAACANSRLVPVEVNGLPGFAQYKPDPENGGHTPWAVQALEISDGRITGFHCFLDTQRWFPLFGLPLRLEAETDEVEQGA; from the coding sequence ATGACGAACGGCACGGTGACGACGGATCCGGACGCCACGCTGGAGCAGTACCGGGTCGAGCTGACCGGGTACTGCTACCGGATGCTCGGCTCGGCCTTCGAGGCCGAGGACGCGGTGCAGGACACGATGGTCCGCGCCTGGCGCAACCTCGACAAGTTCGAGGGCCGGTCCAGCCTCCGCTCCTGGCTCTACCGCATCGCGACCAACGTCTGCCTGGACATGCTGTCCGCGGGCAACAAGCGCGCCCGCCCGATGGACCTGACGGAGTCCACGCCGCTGGCGCGGGCCGCCCTCTCCCCCCGCCCCGACCACACATGGCTGGAGCCCATGCCCGACGACCGGGTGCTGCCCACCCCCGCCGACCCGGCGGAGGCCGCGGTCGCCAAGGAGTCCGTGCGGCTGGCGTTCATGGCGGCGCTGCAGCAACTGCCCGCCAGGCAGCGGGCGGTGCTGATCCTGCGCGAGGTGCTGGCCTGGAAGGCGAGCGAGGTCGCCGAGTTGCTCGGCACGTCGGTCGCGTCGGTCAACAGCGCGCTGCAGCGGGCCCGGGCGACGCTCGCCGAGCGCCGGGAGGCGGGCGCCGACGCGGCGGTCTCCGACCCGCTGGACGAGGACCAGAAGAAGCTCCTCGACCGCTACGTGGCCGCCTTCGAGGGGTACGACATGTCGGCGCTGACCGCGCTGCTGCACGAGGACGCCGTCATGACGATGCCGCCGTTCGACCTGTGGCTGACCGGCGCCGACGACATCACGGGCTTCATGACGACGCTGGGCGCCGCGTGCGCGAACTCGCGGCTGGTGCCCGTCGAGGTCAACGGCCTGCCCGGGTTCGCGCAGTACAAGCCCGACCCGGAGAACGGCGGACACACGCCGTGGGCGGTGCAGGCGCTGGAGATCTCAGACGGCCGGATCACCGGGTTCCACTGCTTCCTGGACACCCAGCGGTGGTTCCCGCTGTTCGGGCTGCCCCTCCGTCTCGAAGCGGAGACCGACGAGGTCGAGCAGGGCGCATAG
- a CDS encoding ABC transporter ATP-binding protein: MTAVELAGITKRFPGVVANHDIHLTVRKGTVHALVGENGAGKSTLMKILYGMQKPDEGTITVHGEQVNFSSPADAIARGIGMVHQHFMLADNLTVLENVVLGSEKLHGIGGKARRRIKELSERYGLDVRPDVLVEELGVAARQRVEILKVLYRGATTLILDEPTAVLVPQEVDALFDNLRELKAEGLSVIFISHKLGEVLSVADDITVIRRGTTVGTAVPSETTPRQLAELMVGSELPTPETAESTVTDRPVITVDKLRLAAPGGKALLDDISFTIHEGEVLGIAGVEGNGQTELVDALIGLRHADSGVIRLADEEITAWPTRKRREEGIGYIPEDRHRHGLLLEAPLWENRILGHVTERPNAKGIWLDPKAAQEDTRRIVTEYDVRTPGIDVTAASLSGGNQQKLIVGREMSHKPRFLIAAHPTRGVDVGAQAAIWDHIREARREGLAVLLISADLDELIGLSDTLRVIYDGKLVADADPATITPEELGTAMTGAAEGHLEHEETPAETQADLSKSAESPEDEAR; the protein is encoded by the coding sequence GTGACCGCCGTGGAGCTCGCCGGCATCACCAAGCGCTTCCCCGGAGTCGTCGCCAACCACGACATCCACCTGACCGTCCGCAAGGGCACCGTCCACGCCCTCGTCGGCGAGAACGGCGCCGGCAAGTCGACCCTGATGAAGATCCTCTACGGCATGCAGAAGCCGGACGAGGGGACCATCACGGTCCACGGCGAACAGGTGAACTTCTCCTCGCCCGCCGACGCCATCGCCCGCGGCATCGGCATGGTGCACCAGCACTTCATGCTGGCCGACAACCTCACCGTCCTCGAGAACGTCGTCCTCGGCAGCGAGAAGCTCCACGGCATCGGCGGCAAGGCCCGCCGCCGCATCAAGGAGCTGTCCGAGCGCTACGGCCTGGACGTGCGCCCCGACGTCCTGGTCGAGGAACTGGGCGTCGCCGCCCGCCAGCGCGTGGAGATCCTCAAGGTCCTCTACCGCGGCGCCACCACCCTGATCCTCGACGAGCCGACCGCCGTGCTCGTCCCGCAGGAGGTCGACGCGCTCTTCGACAACCTGCGCGAGCTCAAGGCCGAGGGCCTGTCCGTCATCTTCATCTCCCACAAGCTGGGCGAGGTGCTGTCCGTCGCCGACGACATCACCGTCATCCGCCGCGGCACCACGGTCGGCACCGCCGTGCCGTCCGAGACCACCCCGCGCCAGCTCGCCGAGCTGATGGTCGGCAGCGAGCTGCCCACGCCGGAGACGGCCGAGTCCACGGTCACGGACCGGCCCGTCATCACCGTCGACAAGCTGCGCCTGGCCGCCCCCGGCGGCAAGGCCCTCCTCGACGACATCAGCTTCACCATCCACGAGGGCGAGGTCCTGGGCATCGCCGGCGTCGAGGGCAACGGCCAGACCGAACTGGTCGACGCCCTCATCGGCCTGCGCCACGCCGACTCCGGCGTCATCCGGCTGGCCGACGAGGAGATCACCGCCTGGCCCACGCGCAAGCGCCGCGAGGAGGGCATCGGCTACATCCCCGAGGACCGCCACCGCCACGGCCTGCTCCTCGAAGCCCCCCTCTGGGAGAACCGCATCCTCGGCCACGTCACCGAGCGGCCCAACGCCAAGGGCATCTGGCTGGACCCGAAGGCCGCCCAGGAGGACACCCGCCGGATCGTCACCGAGTACGACGTCCGCACCCCCGGCATCGACGTCACCGCGGCCTCCCTGTCCGGCGGCAACCAGCAGAAGCTGATCGTCGGCCGGGAGATGAGCCACAAGCCGCGCTTCCTGATCGCCGCCCACCCCACCCGCGGCGTGGACGTCGGCGCGCAGGCCGCGATCTGGGACCACATCCGCGAAGCCCGCCGCGAGGGCCTGGCCGTGCTGCTGATCTCCGCCGACCTGGACGAGCTGATCGGCCTGTCCGACACCCTCCGCGTGATCTACGACGGCAAGCTGGTCGCCGACGCCGACCCGGCCACCATCACCCCGGAGGAACTCGGCACCGCCATGACCGGCGCCGCCGAGGGCCACCTCGAACACGAAGAGACACCTGCCGAGACCCAGGCCGACCTGTCCAAGTCCGCCGAGTCTCCGGAAGACGAGGCCCGCTGA